The following are encoded together in the Blautia obeum ATCC 29174 genome:
- a CDS encoding alpha/beta hydrolase — MKKKLIKPFAILLAVFLGLLEVGWRFFNMVVCCKRGEHKKERKKWFELSHIRENHPRNGYARVYNESKAWCLEQKMQDCYIKSIDGLKLHALYLPAEDAKRIVILSHGYRGSRFGTLSFMAKYLHEHQCDVLFIEHRCCGDSEGKYITFGAKEQWDVQQWAVYVSERNKEKLPIYLYGQSMGAAAVLMASGHMLPAEVKGLIADCGFQSMEGQMRDMAANWFHLHHIPLLLIELDWFCSLLAGFHMKDADTAEAMKKNTRPVLFFHGEKDTYVYPNNSFQNYMLCRAEKELVIIPGARHLCCAYVDPELYQHKMMEFFEKYD, encoded by the coding sequence ATGAAGAAAAAATTAATTAAGCCGTTTGCAATACTGCTGGCAGTCTTTCTGGGATTACTGGAGGTGGGATGGCGTTTTTTTAACATGGTAGTCTGCTGCAAAAGAGGAGAGCACAAAAAGGAAAGAAAGAAATGGTTTGAACTATCTCATATCAGGGAAAATCATCCCAGGAATGGTTATGCAAGAGTATATAATGAGAGTAAGGCCTGGTGTCTTGAACAGAAGATGCAGGACTGTTATATTAAAAGCATTGACGGATTAAAACTGCATGCATTATATCTGCCGGCAGAAGATGCAAAACGGATTGTTATATTAAGCCATGGATATCGCGGCAGCCGGTTTGGCACATTGTCATTTATGGCAAAATATCTGCATGAGCATCAGTGTGATGTCCTGTTTATAGAACATCGCTGCTGCGGTGACAGCGAGGGAAAATATATCACCTTTGGAGCAAAGGAACAATGGGATGTACAGCAATGGGCAGTCTATGTATCTGAACGAAACAAAGAGAAGCTTCCGATTTATCTGTACGGACAGTCCATGGGGGCAGCTGCTGTACTGATGGCATCAGGACATATGCTCCCGGCGGAGGTAAAAGGCCTGATCGCGGACTGCGGTTTTCAGTCTATGGAAGGACAGATGCGAGATATGGCAGCTAACTGGTTCCACCTGCATCATATCCCACTGCTTCTGATAGAACTGGACTGGTTCTGTTCTCTTCTGGCAGGATTTCATATGAAAGATGCAGACACTGCCGAAGCCATGAAAAAAAATACAAGACCGGTTCTCTTTTTCCATGGAGAGAAGGACACCTATGTGTATCCAAATAACTCTTTTCAGAATTATATGCTCTGCAGGGCAGAGAAGGAACTGGTGATCA
- a CDS encoding sedoheptulokinase, translating into MKAIGIDIGTTTISGVVVEVDERRHSTVIEAKTIQNGSFIRTSNEWERIQDAEKIIQKAKVVVDEFIDKYPDAHNIGLTGQMHGIVYLNAEGRSVSPLYTWQDGRGNICDDKTGKSLLKEIEEKCQYKAASGYGLITHLYNEKHHLVPIEANTFCTIMDYLGMCLTKRTHPLVHVSNAASFGFFDVQKKCFEMDWLNKIRMDTIRLPEICEDMEVLGMYKDIPVTVAIGDNQASFLGAAGSENNTLLVNMGTGGQISVLTDQYFETEGIEARPFLGGKYLLVGASLCGGKAYALLENFFRSFMKEATGQDIPLYEILGRLAEKGMDASSSSMKVQTTFDGTRTDSGLRGEIRNISSDNFTPEFLTYGVLEGMIRELYDMFVQIEKGTEIKIVQMIGSGNGLRKNKVLCEIAEKMFGMKLTLSECKEEAATGAAISGCL; encoded by the coding sequence ATGAAAGCGATTGGAATTGATATTGGAACAACTACGATCAGCGGAGTGGTTGTTGAAGTTGATGAAAGAAGACATTCAACTGTAATAGAGGCAAAGACAATACAAAATGGAAGTTTTATTAGAACTTCTAATGAGTGGGAACGAATCCAGGATGCAGAAAAGATTATCCAAAAGGCAAAGGTAGTCGTCGATGAGTTTATTGATAAATATCCGGATGCACACAATATTGGTCTGACCGGACAGATGCATGGAATTGTCTATCTGAATGCTGAGGGGAGAAGTGTAAGTCCACTGTATACATGGCAGGATGGACGTGGGAATATCTGTGATGATAAAACAGGAAAAAGTCTCTTAAAAGAGATCGAAGAGAAATGTCAGTACAAGGCTGCTTCTGGTTATGGACTTATCACACATTTATATAATGAAAAACATCATCTGGTTCCGATAGAGGCGAATACATTCTGTACAATCATGGATTATCTTGGAATGTGTCTGACAAAGAGAACCCATCCACTCGTACACGTCAGCAATGCTGCCAGTTTTGGATTTTTTGATGTGCAGAAAAAGTGTTTTGAAATGGACTGGTTGAATAAAATTAGAATGGACACTATAAGACTGCCGGAAATTTGTGAAGATATGGAAGTGCTGGGAATGTATAAGGATATTCCGGTAACAGTAGCAATCGGTGATAATCAGGCCAGCTTTCTGGGGGCAGCAGGCAGCGAAAATAATACATTACTGGTGAATATGGGAACAGGAGGACAGATTTCAGTTCTGACAGATCAGTATTTTGAGACGGAGGGAATCGAAGCGCGTCCATTTCTTGGGGGAAAATATCTTCTGGTTGGAGCCTCCCTGTGTGGTGGTAAAGCATATGCATTGCTTGAGAATTTTTTCAGGTCATTTATGAAGGAGGCAACCGGACAGGATATACCATTGTATGAAATATTGGGAAGACTTGCAGAAAAAGGAATGGACGCCTCAAGTAGTAGTATGAAAGTGCAGACAACTTTTGATGGAACCAGAACAGATTCAGGGCTCCGTGGGGAAATCAGAAATATTTCATCAGATAATTTTACACCGGAATTCCTGACATATGGTGTACTGGAAGGCATGATCCGGGAGCTTTATGATATGTTTGTTCAGATTGAAAAAGGCACGGAGATAAAGATTGTTCAGATGATCGGATCTGGTAATGGGCTCAGAAAAAACAAAGTGCTTTGTGAGATAGCTGAGAAAATGTTCGGGATGAAACTGACTTTATCAGAGTGCAAAGAAGAGGCCGCAACTGGTGCAGCAATCAGCGGTTGCTTATAA
- a CDS encoding manganese efflux pump MntP family protein has protein sequence MAIFIELFLLGVGLSMDAFAVSVCKGLGMRKLNKKQAVIIGLYFGGFQALMPLIGWLLGSQFQKYITSIDHWIAFILLGFIGGKMIIEAVREWNEEEIVEVTDAPIDHKNMLVLAVATSIDALAVGITFAFLNTPIIEAISIIGITTFVLSIIGVIVGNFFGSKYKSKAEFIGGLILVLLGVKILLEHLGILAF, from the coding sequence ATGGCAATTTTTATTGAATTATTTCTGCTGGGTGTCGGACTTTCCATGGATGCCTTTGCAGTTTCAGTCTGTAAGGGCCTCGGAATGAGAAAACTTAACAAAAAACAGGCCGTTATTATCGGATTGTATTTTGGAGGATTTCAGGCACTTATGCCGCTCATCGGCTGGCTTCTTGGCAGCCAGTTCCAGAAGTACATCACCAGCATTGACCACTGGATCGCATTTATCCTTCTTGGTTTCATCGGCGGCAAAATGATAATTGAAGCCGTCCGTGAATGGAATGAAGAAGAAATCGTCGAAGTCACAGATGCTCCGATTGATCACAAAAACATGCTTGTTCTTGCTGTTGCAACAAGCATCGACGCGCTCGCAGTCGGCATCACGTTTGCTTTTCTTAATACTCCGATCATTGAAGCAATTAGTATTATTGGTATCACAACCTTTGTACTCTCTATCATCGGAGTTATCGTTGGCAACTTCTTCGGAAGCAAATATAAAAGCAAAGCAGAATTTATCGGTGGTCTGATCCTGGTTCTTCTGGGCGTCAAAATTCTTCTGGAACATCTCGGAATTCTTGCTTTTTAG
- a CDS encoding carbon starvation CstA family protein: protein MSGILMMVIAIVVLGGAYLLYGRYLQNKWGIDPKAKTPAYELEDRVDYVPADTNVVFGHQFASIAGAGPINGPIQAAIFGWLPVLLWIPMVFMMAVTFTALGMTITKLSGALFTTGLDMGNTLQLIFAILLLILGVLVAIQGVKKLFEKQKA from the coding sequence ATGAGTGGAATCTTAATGATGGTAATAGCCATTGTAGTGCTCGGAGGAGCATATCTTCTGTATGGCCGTTATCTTCAGAACAAATGGGGAATTGATCCCAAAGCTAAAACACCAGCATATGAGCTGGAAGACAGAGTTGATTATGTACCAGCTGATACAAATGTAGTATTTGGGCATCAGTTTGCGTCTATTGCAGGAGCCGGCCCGATTAACGGACCTATTCAGGCTGCAATTTTCGGATGGCTTCCTGTTTTACTCTGGATTCCGATGGTATTTATGATGGCAGTAACATTTACAGCACTTGGTATGACAATTACAAAACTTTCAGGAGCTCTGTTCACAACAGGCCTGGATATGGGAAATACCTTACAGCTCATTTTTGCGATATTACTATTGATACTTGGTGTACTGGTAGCAATTCAGGGTGTTAAGAAACTGTTTGAAAAACAGAAAGCTTAA
- a CDS encoding S8 family serine peptidase encodes METYISNVVNVGRSVICVGSGNNGNDRIHTAGQLRQGQTETIEMSIGTYETTLNLQLWKAYADEIEISIETPSGERLPTLSEKIGTQRYRAGETNLLIYYGKPGPFQVTQEIYFDFIPVGTYLTSGIWKIHLQGKRIREGNYNLWLPGGNVLNPVTGFYRPVASETLTIPSTAAKVITVGAYDSRLNAYADFSGRGGERLSYPKPDLVAPGVNITAPVPGGGYANVTGTSFATPFVTGSAALMMEWGIVRRNDPFLWGEKVKAYLRRGAQPLPGFEKYPNESVGWGTLCTAQSIPYM; translated from the coding sequence TTGGAAACTTATATCAGCAACGTAGTGAATGTGGGACGTTCTGTCATTTGTGTTGGAAGCGGAAATAATGGGAATGACAGAATCCATACGGCGGGACAGCTGCGTCAGGGACAGACAGAGACGATAGAAATGAGCATTGGGACTTATGAGACAACTCTGAATCTACAGCTGTGGAAAGCATATGCAGACGAGATTGAAATTTCCATAGAAACGCCATCCGGTGAACGACTGCCGACGCTTTCTGAAAAAATCGGTACACAGAGATATCGTGCGGGGGAGACGAATCTGTTGATTTATTATGGTAAACCAGGGCCTTTTCAAGTGACACAGGAGATTTATTTTGATTTTATTCCTGTGGGGACATATCTTACCAGCGGAATCTGGAAGATTCATCTGCAGGGAAAACGAATCCGGGAGGGTAACTATAACCTGTGGCTCCCGGGAGGAAACGTCTTGAACCCGGTGACTGGATTTTACCGACCGGTGGCATCGGAGACATTGACGATTCCCTCCACGGCAGCGAAGGTGATCACGGTAGGAGCCTACGACTCCAGATTAAATGCCTATGCAGACTTTTCCGGTCGCGGTGGAGAGAGACTTTCTTATCCAAAACCAGATCTCGTCGCACCAGGTGTCAATATCACTGCACCCGTACCGGGCGGCGGATATGCTAACGTAACCGGGACATCATTTGCCACACCATTTGTGACCGGATCGGCAGCACTTATGATGGAGTGGGGAATTGTAAGGAGAAATGACCCATTTCTATGGGGAGAGAAGGTAAAGGCATATCTGAGACGAGGCGCCCAGCCACTGCCTGGTTTTGAGAAGTATCCGAACGAAAGTGTGGGGTGGGGAACCTTATGTACAGCACAAAGTATCCCTTATATGTGA
- a CDS encoding recombinase family protein yields the protein MMYQMGVYCRLSKDDGENKVSESIENQMKLIREYVTKSEDLEIADIYIDDGYSGLYFANRPEFQRMMEDIYKGKIQGVITKDISRLGREHIETSNYIERVFPSLGVRYIAILDGVDSVHHSNEELAQFKTLFNDMYSRDISKKIRGALTAQKKRGQFMSGFAPYGYVKDPADKHHFLVDEEAAKVVRRIFYMSLEGYSRDGIAKKLNQEGILTPSEYKRKVQGLKYANALEKAGAKGWAYPTINVILRNRVYTGAMVQHKSEKISYKVEKYQYIPEEQQYIVEGMHEAIISKDTFEQVQELMKKRTRTPGFNSEVRKVNPYAGIIVCGDCGYNFQRVTCRDGYECGTYHKKGNTVCYSHFIKKEVLDSIVKNEIQRQAELALKESDKDEILKVADRKKEVQRRCAEADQQIERLQKELAAVQKYKKKTYENYVDGVLDKEEYLSYKAEYEKQDKDIRAKIQLAEQEKDSFGEAEESYENWIEKFIKYGTLSEVTREIVTELIEKIVVNGDKSIDIVFKYQSPYPVEKQAV from the coding sequence ATGATGTATCAGATGGGTGTATATTGTCGTCTGTCGAAGGATGATGGAGAGAATAAAGTTAGTGAGAGTATTGAAAATCAGATGAAACTGATTCGTGAGTATGTGACTAAATCAGAGGATCTGGAAATCGCAGATATTTATATTGATGACGGTTATTCGGGGCTTTATTTTGCGAATAGACCGGAATTTCAGCGGATGATGGAGGATATCTACAAAGGGAAAATTCAAGGCGTTATTACGAAAGATATTTCCCGGCTTGGGCGTGAACATATTGAAACCAGTAACTATATTGAGCGTGTTTTTCCATCTTTGGGTGTGCGTTATATTGCAATTTTGGATGGCGTGGATTCTGTTCATCACAGTAATGAAGAATTGGCACAGTTTAAGACGTTGTTTAATGATATGTATAGTCGTGATATATCTAAGAAAATCAGAGGTGCATTGACCGCCCAGAAGAAACGGGGACAGTTTATGTCTGGGTTTGCCCCATATGGATATGTAAAAGATCCGGCAGATAAGCATCATTTTCTTGTAGATGAAGAAGCAGCTAAAGTGGTACGGAGAATCTTTTATATGAGTTTGGAAGGATATTCCAGGGATGGTATTGCAAAGAAACTGAATCAGGAAGGAATTCTGACACCGTCAGAGTATAAGAGAAAGGTGCAGGGATTGAAATATGCCAATGCATTAGAAAAAGCGGGTGCAAAGGGCTGGGCATATCCTACGATCAATGTAATTTTGCGAAACAGAGTTTATACAGGGGCTATGGTACAGCATAAATCAGAAAAGATATCCTATAAAGTGGAAAAGTATCAATATATTCCAGAGGAACAGCAGTATATTGTGGAAGGAATGCACGAAGCAATTATTAGCAAAGATACTTTTGAGCAGGTACAGGAACTTATGAAGAAAAGAACACGGACACCGGGATTTAATAGCGAAGTGAGAAAGGTAAATCCATACGCAGGAATTATTGTTTGTGGAGATTGCGGATATAATTTCCAGAGGGTTACTTGTCGGGACGGTTATGAGTGCGGTACCTATCACAAAAAAGGAAACACAGTTTGTTATTCTCATTTCATTAAAAAAGAAGTATTGGATTCTATTGTAAAAAATGAAATCCAAAGACAAGCGGAACTGGCACTGAAAGAAAGTGATAAGGATGAAATATTAAAAGTAGCAGATAGGAAGAAGGAGGTGCAGAGACGATGTGCAGAAGCAGACCAGCAGATTGAACGGTTACAAAAAGAACTTGCGGCTGTCCAAAAGTATAAAAAGAAAACTTACGAAAATTATGTAGATGGTGTTCTGGATAAAGAAGAATATCTCTCCTATAAGGCAGAATATGAAAAGCAGGATAAAGATATCAGGGCGAAGATTCAGTTGGCAGAACAAGAGAAAGACAGCTTTGGAGAGGCAGAAGAATCTTATGAAAACTGGATAGAGAAATTTATCAAGTATGGAACATTATCCGAAGTGACAAGAGAAATTGTGACAGAATTGATTGAAAAAATTGTTGTGAATGGAGATAAGAGCATTGATATTGTATTTAAGTATCAGTCGCCTTATCCGGTAGAAAAACAGGCAGTGTAA
- a CDS encoding recombinase family protein — protein MYQAGIYCRISIEEQNKEGEYSNSIHSQIQMARDYIAENKDIAEKKVYVDDGASGSNFERTEFRRMLADIELGVINMVIFKDVSRLGREHIDTNYYLGKYFPEKQIRIVSILDNYDSAVGTYDEMLEIKTLLNDMYLRDTSRKIKTTIQTKRSMGEYTPKQPPFGYVKSKTIHNHLEIDPYAAEVVRRIYRMYQNGFGCTVICRTLNEDEIPCPAKYKKEVLKTNYVWDSGKGLWTSSTVSGILKNPVYTGAVVIRKHERPSYKLKYKKAIPLEEMELVPDAHEAIISKEEFDRVQQIRKGRRVSYFDKNNEPHKYVGLLFCGKCKTAMRKRYLASHKDYDGYMCGFHQKQGQNYCELNHITFEKLDELVVFAINQQLKQMKMDMKNLETQIRQKQPELDGKIAKLQAKIERNLEYRKRAYEQFMDEVLSKEEYLELKQMYETENQKYQKELSELNHEEQRQRAAVNETKIWLEHFNRRRITVKQLTREALVELVDKIYVYPEQKIDIYFKFASVESSPDRILEKDGVI, from the coding sequence ATGTATCAGGCAGGAATTTATTGCCGAATTTCCATTGAAGAGCAAAATAAAGAGGGTGAATACAGCAATAGTATTCACTCTCAGATTCAGATGGCAAGAGATTATATTGCAGAGAATAAAGATATTGCAGAGAAAAAAGTTTATGTAGACGATGGGGCTTCTGGAAGTAATTTTGAAAGAACTGAATTTCGGAGGATGCTGGCAGATATTGAGCTTGGTGTTATCAATATGGTGATTTTTAAGGACGTATCTCGACTTGGAAGAGAACATATTGATACCAACTATTATCTAGGCAAATATTTCCCGGAGAAACAGATTCGGATTGTTTCGATTCTGGATAATTATGATTCAGCCGTTGGAACTTATGATGAAATGTTAGAAATAAAAACTTTGCTGAATGATATGTATTTGAGAGATACATCCAGAAAGATTAAGACAACGATTCAGACCAAAAGAAGTATGGGCGAATATACTCCGAAACAGCCCCCCTTTGGATATGTGAAAAGTAAAACAATTCATAATCATCTGGAAATTGATCCTTATGCAGCCGAGGTTGTTCGAAGAATTTACAGAATGTATCAAAATGGATTTGGCTGTACGGTTATTTGCAGGACTTTGAATGAAGATGAAATCCCTTGTCCCGCAAAATATAAAAAGGAAGTTTTAAAAACCAATTATGTATGGGATTCGGGAAAAGGTCTGTGGACATCGTCTACTGTAAGTGGAATTTTAAAGAATCCGGTCTATACTGGGGCGGTTGTGATTCGGAAACATGAAAGACCGTCTTATAAGCTGAAATACAAAAAGGCAATTCCCCTGGAAGAAATGGAGCTGGTGCCGGATGCACATGAGGCAATCATTTCTAAAGAAGAGTTTGATAGGGTTCAGCAAATAAGAAAGGGGCGCAGAGTTTCCTATTTTGATAAAAACAATGAACCACATAAATATGTGGGACTGCTCTTTTGTGGGAAATGTAAAACAGCCATGCGAAAACGTTATCTGGCATCTCATAAAGACTATGACGGATATATGTGTGGTTTTCATCAGAAGCAGGGGCAGAATTACTGTGAGCTGAATCATATTACATTTGAAAAGCTGGATGAACTGGTTGTATTTGCAATCAACCAGCAATTGAAACAGATGAAGATGGATATGAAGAATCTGGAAACTCAGATCAGACAGAAACAGCCGGAACTGGATGGTAAAATTGCAAAATTGCAGGCAAAAATAGAAAGAAATCTGGAATACCGGAAACGAGCATATGAACAGTTTATGGATGAAGTACTTTCCAAAGAGGAATATCTGGAATTAAAACAGATGTATGAAACAGAGAATCAGAAATATCAAAAAGAATTATCAGAACTGAACCATGAAGAGCAAAGGCAGCGGGCGGCGGTCAATGAAACAAAGATATGGTTGGAGCACTTTAATCGCAGAAGAATAACGGTAAAGCAGCTTACCAGAGAAGCGCTTGTGGAGTTAGTTGATAAAATTTATGTATATCCAGAGCAGAAAATAGATATATATTTTAAGTTTGCTTCAGTAGAGAGTTCACCAGATAGAATACTTGAGAAAGATGGGGTGATATGA
- a CDS encoding tetratricopeptide repeat protein produces the protein MNQPDFLYELFEDFMNDPINEDFSMDNGLICRWITGQAKISPKITSYYAKPSNQKKLATTIQRNLLPLMADCNMVIQDIYTLFIQDDTISDTKKQELVSLYKPSDSRLLFLAKVLSFGMERQFIKRDTRNQKLIAGGVLSPIVLDYIMDSEVPKPCRHFLGREEELDELHTLFEENRHIFLYGIAGIGKSELAKAYAKQYRKQYTNILYMEYTGNLYQDIVDMDFIDDPPEISEQERFQRHNRFLRSLKSDTLLIIDNFNVTSTQDSCLSVVLKYRCRVLFTTRSQLSEYCSFQLKELKDIPTLFQLTSVFYSEAEENRAIVEKIIETVHYHTFAVELAAKLLENGILTPEQLLIKLQEEKASLHNEDKIKVMKDGQSKKATYYNHIHTLFSLYSLSRKQQDIMCNMCFMPSSGISARIFSKWLELPTLNDVNDLIETGFVQSSLRHTISLHPMIQEIAVSETAPSVTSCHTLLDSLQKICLMHGIEVSYYKKLFQTVENIMLFIEKDDIPQYLLFLEDVFPYMEKYHYQKGMKKIIQELQHFIKANTYGTASDRALLLDYQATLEPKTEKAIKLEKEALAQIKETTKENAHLVSNLHSNLGGLYRINGQLDLAKRHMKMGISLLQQYQLLYTNDSIPQINNYAVLLIEIQEPDLALSALQKLAQIIKEYNSNHCLDYAQVQESLGSICLITANISQAKTHFKKALKIYEDIWADEPELIEEKYQAIQELYPQAGIALAKSILLTKH, from the coding sequence ATGAACCAACCTGATTTTTTATACGAATTATTTGAAGATTTTATGAATGATCCGATAAATGAAGATTTTTCTATGGATAATGGTCTAATTTGCCGCTGGATAACCGGACAAGCAAAAATCAGTCCCAAAATAACCTCATATTATGCAAAACCCAGCAATCAGAAAAAACTGGCAACAACCATTCAGCGGAACTTACTTCCCTTAATGGCAGACTGCAACATGGTTATACAGGACATTTACACGTTATTCATACAGGACGATACGATTTCGGATACAAAAAAGCAGGAACTTGTATCTCTATATAAACCTTCTGATTCAAGGCTGTTGTTTTTAGCAAAAGTACTTTCTTTTGGTATGGAACGGCAATTTATTAAACGTGATACAAGAAATCAAAAACTGATTGCAGGAGGTGTTCTATCTCCGATTGTTCTGGATTACATTATGGACAGCGAAGTCCCAAAACCATGCCGTCATTTTCTAGGAAGAGAAGAAGAACTGGATGAACTCCATACTTTGTTTGAAGAGAACCGACATATATTTCTTTATGGAATTGCCGGAATTGGAAAAAGCGAGCTTGCTAAAGCCTATGCAAAGCAATACAGAAAACAGTACACCAATATTCTCTATATGGAATACACCGGTAATCTATATCAAGATATTGTAGACATGGATTTTATTGATGATCCACCAGAAATCAGTGAGCAGGAACGTTTTCAAAGACATAACCGTTTCTTACGCTCTTTGAAATCTGATACACTGCTGATCATAGACAATTTTAATGTCACATCCACACAGGACAGTTGCCTGTCAGTCGTATTAAAATACCGTTGCCGGGTTTTATTTACAACCAGAAGCCAACTGTCTGAATACTGTAGTTTTCAATTAAAAGAACTGAAAGATATACCCACTCTTTTTCAACTGACATCTGTATTTTATTCAGAAGCAGAGGAAAACCGGGCAATCGTAGAAAAAATCATAGAAACTGTACACTACCATACTTTTGCTGTCGAACTGGCAGCCAAACTTCTGGAAAATGGAATTTTAACTCCAGAGCAATTATTGATAAAACTTCAAGAGGAAAAGGCTTCTCTTCATAATGAAGATAAGATTAAAGTAATGAAAGATGGTCAGAGCAAAAAAGCCACCTATTACAACCATATCCATACCCTGTTTTCGTTATACTCCTTATCACGGAAACAGCAGGATATTATGTGCAATATGTGTTTTATGCCTTCATCTGGTATTTCTGCCCGTATATTTTCCAAATGGCTGGAGCTGCCTACTTTAAATGACGTGAATGATCTGATCGAGACAGGTTTTGTACAGTCAAGTCTCCGGCATACTATTTCTCTGCATCCAATGATTCAGGAAATTGCAGTTTCCGAGACCGCACCTTCTGTTACAAGCTGCCACACGTTATTGGATTCTCTGCAAAAAATATGTTTGATGCATGGCATTGAAGTTAGCTATTATAAAAAATTATTTCAAACAGTAGAAAACATCATGCTTTTCATTGAAAAGGACGATATTCCCCAATACCTGTTATTTTTAGAAGATGTTTTTCCATATATGGAGAAGTACCACTATCAAAAGGGTATGAAAAAAATCATCCAGGAACTACAGCATTTTATAAAAGCAAATACTTACGGGACTGCATCTGACCGTGCCTTACTATTGGATTATCAGGCAACTCTGGAACCCAAAACAGAAAAAGCGATAAAATTAGAAAAAGAAGCACTTGCTCAAATAAAAGAAACCACAAAAGAAAATGCCCACCTGGTTTCCAACCTCCATTCCAATCTTGGAGGGCTTTACCGAATCAACGGACAACTTGATCTCGCTAAAAGGCACATGAAAATGGGTATCTCTCTTTTACAACAATACCAGCTTCTTTATACTAATGACAGTATTCCTCAGATTAATAATTATGCTGTCCTCTTAATTGAAATACAAGAACCTGACCTTGCCCTGTCTGCTCTTCAGAAATTAGCACAGATTATCAAAGAATATAATTCAAACCACTGTTTGGATTATGCCCAGGTACAGGAATCCCTTGGAAGTATCTGCCTGATCACTGCAAATATTTCGCAAGCGAAAACCCATTTTAAAAAAGCCTTGAAAATTTATGAGGATATATGGGCAGACGAACCCGAATTGATTGAAGAAAAATATCAAGCAATTCAAGAATTGTATCCACAAGCTGGAATTGCTCTGGCAAAAAGTATTCTTCTCACCAAGCACTAA